The proteins below are encoded in one region of Enhydrobacter sp.:
- a CDS encoding RidA family protein — translation MAIKFHNPSSVSFSGKYSLGAEVPAGTRLFHVSGQVGVDSEGKLQPTFEKQAAQAWRNIGEVLKSAGMAYEDIVKVTIFLTDSRFIAPYREVRDQFITRPPYPASTLLVVAGLADPAMLVEVEVVAAKA, via the coding sequence ATGGCCATCAAGTTCCACAATCCGTCGAGCGTGTCCTTCTCCGGCAAGTACAGCCTCGGTGCCGAGGTGCCGGCCGGCACGCGCCTGTTCCATGTGTCGGGGCAGGTCGGGGTCGATTCCGAGGGCAAGCTGCAGCCCACCTTCGAGAAGCAGGCCGCGCAGGCGTGGCGCAACATCGGCGAGGTGCTGAAGAGCGCCGGCATGGCCTACGAGGACATCGTCAAGGTCACGATCTTCCTCACCGACAGCCGCTTCATCGCGCCCTATCGCGAGGTGCGCGACCAGTTCATCACCAGGCCGCCCTATCCGGCCTCGACGCTGCTGGTCGTGGCCGGCCTCGCCGATCCCGCCATGCTGGTCGAGGTCGAGGTGGTGGCCGCCAAGGCCTGA